The following proteins are co-located in the Vidua macroura isolate BioBank_ID:100142 chromosome 1, ASM2450914v1, whole genome shotgun sequence genome:
- the FBXO43 gene encoding F-box only protein 43 isoform X2 yields MSDSHLVRFNILKRNRLTPSRSNFKYSNFKDTCCTSAFLDSRCNESVKDPDAECEEAPSVTSVSLLQEHSEHIHPSAFFPMSPSIEKEFNSISLSEEGEANRSEDFFETPKSSRKGSSLRRRLLLPNTVKAGTTVGCCERQLSSSGSIRKKIFSCVLSSEEKLSQTAAYSPKDKGYKPLTTSTSEPENSNPDSPKRRLSFSQQRTSTLEESQCKDPLLLESESLSPIQWKDVTASNTNEFNENDLMSVREGVLRTPTYSRSSLPEASEGKYLTPITSPVENSNFGLCDVNSPPVKVENYPDLSTPEDSGYNSLPLDKSGDSLSDFEGSFQELFQKHKEDSKTLDSKRKTRKLERVRRLSTLRELGSQSETEDNHGSPTSVHLLTKERDFVSEGHELVLKEQLSGDLVVSHGDLSRTPALKIVHEICLQRQRLHQKQISENIDGTEIFALDDVLPGLIGKKMGLEKLDILTELKDRNLKHVLAIVLDALTVESLCSIWKVSKSWREIIVQDRSADRRRKLYTKQLKEAARTPPSHTELTPRRCSSVPHSASRQEEYMKVAKTLFTDEALKPCPRCQYPAKYQLVKKRGLCSRESCAFEFCILCLHAFHGSKECSSLSAKRKNKKDAPPGSAQSKRNLKRL; encoded by the exons ATGTCGGACAGTCATCTAGTGAGGTTCAATATTCTTAAAAGAAATAGATTAACACCTTCCAGGAGCAACTTTAAATACTCAAATTTTAAAGACACGTGTTGCACTTCAGCATTTCTGGACAGCAGATGCAACGAGTCAGTAAAAGATCCTGATGCAGAATGTGAAGAAGCACCGAGTGTAACAAGTGTATCATTGCTACAGGAGCATTctgagcacatccatccaagtGCCTTCTTTCCCATGTCACCATCTAttgaaaaagaatttaattCTATCTCCTTATCAGAAGAAGGAGAAGCAAATAgaagtgaagatttttttgaaaCTCCTAAATCAAGTAGAAAAGGCTCCTCACTACGCAGGAGGCTGCTTTTGCCCAATACTGTCAAAGCTGGCACAACTGTAGGATGCTGTGAAAGACAACTTAGTTCTTCAGGaagcatcaggaaaaaaatattctcttgtGTTTTGAGTTCTGAAGAAAAGCTCTCACAAACTGCTGCGTATTCTCCAAAAGATAAAGGTTACAAACCTCTGACAACTAGCACTTCAGAACCTGAGAATTCTAATCCTGATTCTCCAAAACGGAGGCTCTCCTTTTCACAACAAAGGACTTCTACACTAGAGGAGTCCCAGTGTAAGGACCCCTTATTGTTAGAATCAGAGAGTTTATCTCCAATTCAGTGGAAGGATGTCACTGCTAGTAACACTAAtgaatttaatgaaaatgatCTTATGAGTGTTAGAGAGGGGGTGCTTAGGACTCCTACTTACAGTAGGAGTAGCCTCCCTGAGGCCAGTGAGGGTAAATACTTGACTCCTATCACCAGTCCTGTAGAGAACTCAAACTTTGGACTATGTGACGTAAATTCTCCCCCTGTTAAGGTAGAAAATTACCCAGATCTTTCAACGCCTGAAGATAGTGGATATAATTCACTTCCTTTGGACAAATCAGGAGACTCATTGTCTGATTTTGAGGGATCTTTCCAAGAGCTCTTCCAAAAGCACAAAGAAGATTCCAAAACTTTAGACAGtaaaagaaagacaagaaaactTGAGCGAGTCAGAAGGTTATCCACTCTTCGGGAACTAGGCTCCCAGTCAGAGACAGAAGATAATCATGGCAGTCCTACTTCAGTGCATTTATTAACAAAAGAAAGAGACTTTGTCAGTGAAGGTCATGAGTTAGTTCTAAAAGAACAGCTGAGTGGAGACCTGGTTGTAAGTCATGGAGATCTCTCAAGAACTCCAGCTCTGAAAATAGTTCATGAAATTTGCTTGCAAAGACAAAGATTGCACCAAAAGCAAATCTCGGAGAATATCGatggaacagaaatatttgcattagaTGATGTTCTTCCTGGACTTATTGGCAAGAAAATGGGCCTTGaaaaattagatattttaaCAGAATTGAAAGATAGAAATTTAAAACATGTCCTTGCTATAGTTTTAGATGCTTTGACAGTAGAAAGTCTATGCAG CATTTGGAAAGTAAGCAAAAGCTGGCGTGAAATCATTGTGCAAGACAGAAGTGCAGATAGGAGGAGAAAGTTGTACACAAAACAGCTGAAAGAAGCAGCTCGG ACACCACCTTCACACACTGAACTTACACCTAGGAGATGCAGTTCTGTTCCCCACTCAGCTAGTAGGCAGGAAGAATACATGAAA GTTGCTAAAACTCTATTCACTGATGAAGCTCTAAAACCCTGTCCAAGATGTCAATATCCTGCTAAATATCAATTGGTAAAGAAACGGGGACTATGTAGCAGAGAATCATGTGCATTTGAGTTCTGTATTTTATGTCTGCATGCATTCCATGGGTCAAAAGAATGTAGTAGTTTATCTGCAAAACGGAAGAACAAAAAAGATGCTCCACCAGGAAGTGcccaaagcaaaagaaatttaaaaaggcTCTAA
- the FBXO43 gene encoding F-box only protein 43 isoform X1 — protein sequence MSDSHLVRFNILKRNRLTPSRSNFKYSNFKDTCCTSAFLDSRCNESVKDPDAECEEAPSVTSVSLLQEHSEHIHPSAFFPMSPSIEKEFNSISLSEEGEANRSEDFFETPKSSRKGSSLRRRLLLPNTVKAGTTVGCCERQLSSSGSIRKKIFSCVLSSEEKLSQTAAYSPKDKGYKPLTTSTSEPENSNPDSPKRRLSFSQQRTSTLEESQCKDPLLLESESLSPIQWKDVTASNTNEFNENDLMSVREGVLRTPTYSRSSLPEASEGKYLTPITSPVENSNFGLCDVNSPPVKVENYPDLSTPEDSGYNSLPLDKSGDSLSDFEGSFQELFQKHKEDSKTLDSKRKTRKLERVRRLSTLRELGSQSETEDNHGSPTSVHLLTKERDFVSEGHELVLKEQLSGDLVVSHGDLSRTPALKIVHEICLQRQRLHQKQISENIDGTEIFALDDVLPGLIGKKMGLEKLDILTELKDRNLKHVLAIVLDALTVESLCSIWKVSKSWREIIVQDRSADRRRKLYTKQLKEAAREYLLKTEDAATRLNILNRSALRPVQAQARTPVLQTPPSHTELTPRRCSSVPHSASRQEEYMKVAKTLFTDEALKPCPRCQYPAKYQLVKKRGLCSRESCAFEFCILCLHAFHGSKECSSLSAKRKNKKDAPPGSAQSKRNLKRL from the exons ATGTCGGACAGTCATCTAGTGAGGTTCAATATTCTTAAAAGAAATAGATTAACACCTTCCAGGAGCAACTTTAAATACTCAAATTTTAAAGACACGTGTTGCACTTCAGCATTTCTGGACAGCAGATGCAACGAGTCAGTAAAAGATCCTGATGCAGAATGTGAAGAAGCACCGAGTGTAACAAGTGTATCATTGCTACAGGAGCATTctgagcacatccatccaagtGCCTTCTTTCCCATGTCACCATCTAttgaaaaagaatttaattCTATCTCCTTATCAGAAGAAGGAGAAGCAAATAgaagtgaagatttttttgaaaCTCCTAAATCAAGTAGAAAAGGCTCCTCACTACGCAGGAGGCTGCTTTTGCCCAATACTGTCAAAGCTGGCACAACTGTAGGATGCTGTGAAAGACAACTTAGTTCTTCAGGaagcatcaggaaaaaaatattctcttgtGTTTTGAGTTCTGAAGAAAAGCTCTCACAAACTGCTGCGTATTCTCCAAAAGATAAAGGTTACAAACCTCTGACAACTAGCACTTCAGAACCTGAGAATTCTAATCCTGATTCTCCAAAACGGAGGCTCTCCTTTTCACAACAAAGGACTTCTACACTAGAGGAGTCCCAGTGTAAGGACCCCTTATTGTTAGAATCAGAGAGTTTATCTCCAATTCAGTGGAAGGATGTCACTGCTAGTAACACTAAtgaatttaatgaaaatgatCTTATGAGTGTTAGAGAGGGGGTGCTTAGGACTCCTACTTACAGTAGGAGTAGCCTCCCTGAGGCCAGTGAGGGTAAATACTTGACTCCTATCACCAGTCCTGTAGAGAACTCAAACTTTGGACTATGTGACGTAAATTCTCCCCCTGTTAAGGTAGAAAATTACCCAGATCTTTCAACGCCTGAAGATAGTGGATATAATTCACTTCCTTTGGACAAATCAGGAGACTCATTGTCTGATTTTGAGGGATCTTTCCAAGAGCTCTTCCAAAAGCACAAAGAAGATTCCAAAACTTTAGACAGtaaaagaaagacaagaaaactTGAGCGAGTCAGAAGGTTATCCACTCTTCGGGAACTAGGCTCCCAGTCAGAGACAGAAGATAATCATGGCAGTCCTACTTCAGTGCATTTATTAACAAAAGAAAGAGACTTTGTCAGTGAAGGTCATGAGTTAGTTCTAAAAGAACAGCTGAGTGGAGACCTGGTTGTAAGTCATGGAGATCTCTCAAGAACTCCAGCTCTGAAAATAGTTCATGAAATTTGCTTGCAAAGACAAAGATTGCACCAAAAGCAAATCTCGGAGAATATCGatggaacagaaatatttgcattagaTGATGTTCTTCCTGGACTTATTGGCAAGAAAATGGGCCTTGaaaaattagatattttaaCAGAATTGAAAGATAGAAATTTAAAACATGTCCTTGCTATAGTTTTAGATGCTTTGACAGTAGAAAGTCTATGCAG CATTTGGAAAGTAAGCAAAAGCTGGCGTGAAATCATTGTGCAAGACAGAAGTGCAGATAGGAGGAGAAAGTTGTACACAAAACAGCTGAAAGAAGCAGCTCGG GAATATTTATTGAAGACTGAAGATGCTGCTACAAGACTTAATATTCTCAATAGATCTGCTCTAAGGCCTGTTCAAGCTCAAGCCAGAACTCCTGTTTTACAGACACCACCTTCACACACTGAACTTACACCTAGGAGATGCAGTTCTGTTCCCCACTCAGCTAGTAGGCAGGAAGAATACATGAAA GTTGCTAAAACTCTATTCACTGATGAAGCTCTAAAACCCTGTCCAAGATGTCAATATCCTGCTAAATATCAATTGGTAAAGAAACGGGGACTATGTAGCAGAGAATCATGTGCATTTGAGTTCTGTATTTTATGTCTGCATGCATTCCATGGGTCAAAAGAATGTAGTAGTTTATCTGCAAAACGGAAGAACAAAAAAGATGCTCCACCAGGAAGTGcccaaagcaaaagaaatttaaaaaggcTCTAA